Proteins from a single region of Synechococcales cyanobacterium T60_A2020_003:
- a CDS encoding DUF3368 domain-containing protein produces MQIDRVVVNASPLIVLFKSGQAELLPQLFDKILVPQAVWAEVTVSKHDLASQHLPDTNWVTPIAVDLHPLIMTWDLGAGESAVLSFALQNLGYRAMVDDAAARRCARTLGISTLGTGGMIVLAKQRGLISSVSDRLQQLRDSGLWLSEDVMALLKKQAGE; encoded by the coding sequence ATGCAGATTGACCGAGTCGTTGTCAATGCCTCTCCCTTAATCGTGCTATTCAAAAGCGGTCAAGCTGAACTACTACCACAACTCTTTGATAAAATTCTAGTGCCCCAGGCGGTTTGGGCGGAAGTAACCGTCTCTAAGCATGATTTGGCCTCCCAGCATCTTCCTGATACAAACTGGGTAACGCCAATTGCCGTTGACCTTCACCCATTGATTATGACATGGGACTTAGGTGCAGGTGAATCAGCGGTTTTGAGCTTTGCCCTGCAAAATCTTGGATACCGCGCAATGGTGGATGACGCCGCAGCCAGACGTTGTGCCCGAACGCTAGGAATTTCTACTCTAGGGACGGGAGGGATGATTGTTCTCGCAAAGCAGCGCGGATTGATCAGTTCTGTAAGCGATCGCTTACAACAACTCCGAGATTCAGGTTTATGGCTTTCTGAAGACGTCATGGCTTTATTAAAGAAGCAAGCAGGCGAGTAG
- a CDS encoding UPF0175 family protein, producing the protein MQTVQIQLPDTVFSALRKAPEEFVQEMRIAAAVKWYELGDVSQGKAAEVAGLSRSEFIDALSRYQVSVLQYTAADLAQELADAD; encoded by the coding sequence ATGCAAACCGTCCAAATCCAGCTTCCTGATACCGTTTTTTCTGCCCTCCGCAAAGCACCTGAAGAGTTTGTGCAGGAAATGCGAATTGCGGCGGCAGTCAAGTGGTACGAACTCGGCGACGTTTCGCAAGGAAAAGCGGCTGAAGTTGCCGGACTCTCCCGTTCGGAGTTTATTGATGCCCTGTCTCGCTACCAAGTTTCCGTTCTACAGTATACCGCTGCTGATCTTGCTCAGGAGTTAGCGGATGCAGATTGA